In the Gossypium arboreum isolate Shixiya-1 chromosome 10, ASM2569848v2, whole genome shotgun sequence genome, one interval contains:
- the LOC108475432 gene encoding uncharacterized protein LOC108475432, with product MRDIEYFVGDFIFLKVSLWKKVLRLDHKGKFSLRIIVSYWILKRVRPVVYQLKLPPELDHIHDVFHISMLRRYRFDPSHVVPVEEIEVRPELMFEEEPVQILDQDIKVLIRKSKSLVKVL from the coding sequence ATGAGGGATATCGAGTACTTTGTCGGTGATTTCATATTCCTTAAGGTATCTttgtggaagaaagttttgaggcTCGATCATAAGGGCAAGTTTAGCCTTAGGATCATTGTGTCGTATTGGATTCTGAAGCGTGTGAGACCAGTTGTTTATCAGTTaaagctacctccagagttagaccatatccatgatgtgtttcacatctCAATGTTGAGGCGGTACCGATTTGATCCATCTCACGTTGTCCctgttgaggagatcgaggttagaccAGAGTTGATgtttgaggaggagccagttcaaaTTTTGGATCAAGATATTAAAGTTCTGATAAGGAAGTCCAAATCATTGGTAAAGGTTCTGTGA